In the Rhodothermales bacterium genome, one interval contains:
- a CDS encoding HlyD family efflux transporter periplasmic adaptor subunit yields MTLVLLAACTVGFIIIASVVEVDTTVKGVGVLEPARVWPVRSVESGLVAEVFVSSGDTVQKGQPLVRLDDLTLRSLLIQLRSNRIARRFDYEGARSTIPPAQRQQAAAKSEASSRLIKAQADLRERLAEFGFGTHVNVDSIVLNHRAGTHIVIDRAIAEVKTAEAKIVQAEAAEELSTLDKIGVLRLENEIELIDNQIGVAEEQLSRLLLRAPFSGIVLTDRIELLVGAAVNKGDLLLEVAEPAAWSTDLYVQERDVREVNVGDIARIEVPALQSSSREILEGHVISVASEPVNSEFSSDPAGHYRVTVALLKTEEERIGREKFKSGYSVRGEIVTRSGRIIEHVWRHIIDRVK; encoded by the coding sequence ATGACGCTTGTGCTCCTCGCAGCCTGCACAGTAGGGTTCATTATTATCGCCTCAGTCGTTGAGGTCGACACCACTGTAAAAGGAGTGGGCGTGCTCGAGCCTGCTAGAGTCTGGCCTGTCCGCAGTGTAGAGTCTGGTCTTGTAGCTGAGGTATTCGTCTCTTCAGGAGACACAGTGCAGAAAGGGCAGCCTCTAGTACGCCTCGATGACCTTACACTCCGCAGTCTTCTTATCCAACTCCGCTCGAACCGTATCGCTCGTCGTTTTGACTATGAAGGCGCTCGCTCAACGATTCCTCCCGCTCAGAGACAGCAAGCGGCCGCCAAATCAGAAGCAAGTTCCCGACTCATAAAAGCACAAGCTGACCTCCGTGAACGGCTAGCTGAGTTCGGGTTTGGTACACATGTTAACGTCGATTCGATTGTACTCAACCACCGAGCGGGTACGCACATCGTCATTGACCGAGCGATTGCCGAAGTAAAAACAGCCGAAGCTAAGATCGTTCAAGCTGAAGCAGCGGAAGAACTAAGCACCCTTGATAAGATTGGAGTTTTACGTCTAGAGAATGAGATTGAACTGATCGATAACCAAATTGGAGTTGCTGAGGAACAGCTCAGCCGCCTCCTGCTGCGAGCTCCGTTCTCGGGCATCGTCCTTACTGATCGTATAGAGCTATTGGTAGGAGCAGCTGTGAACAAAGGGGACCTACTACTTGAGGTTGCCGAACCTGCTGCATGGAGCACGGATTTGTACGTTCAGGAGCGAGATGTGCGCGAAGTGAATGTCGGTGATATCGCGAGAATTGAGGTGCCAGCTCTCCAGAGTTCCAGTCGAGAGATTCTTGAAGGCCATGTTATATCCGTCGCTTCAGAGCCCGTGAACTCTGAATTCAGTAGCGACCCGGCAGGTCATTACCGAGTGACTGTTGCTCTCCTTAAAACGGAGGAGGAACGTATCGGCCGGGAAAAATTCAAATCAGGATATAGTGTACGGGGCGAGATAGTGACTAGATCAGGCCGGATCATTGAGCACGTATGGCGCCACATCATAGATCGGGTCAAATAA